Proteins encoded in a region of the Chryseobacterium piperi genome:
- the porW gene encoding type IX secretion system periplasmic lipoprotein PorW/SprE, giving the protein MKKNILFLLAACFVVSCATKVKRPEQRSKFLKGFSTYYNTLFNAKDALNSEFTTRDKGHKDNFYAPYIPILTYESQPLGSDLGQSAAFAENSMKMAEVNRPSSSDRGTKPSGPPGRPGLEEIPGMIKDKINSAISGPGDPNQPETKGATALEIAESKALKAINKYSVTRNGEEKNKQIFDAYMILVQSRIYQNKSLEALDALNYVFTHMKEDKRLPLAKIYQGEAYAQIKDYHKAQEIFSKLKGEKINKDYDKLLSIYNSQALLDAGKKEEAVKELDRAYDLNSNRKLKSRIAFLRGQILEGLGQNEKARESFLAAYKYANDFEFEVKSQIEIAKTFNGKGDYKGAKDYLEKISNKGTYMSRKNEFYYALGLMANKAGKKEEGQQFFRKSLTEKVSDPQVRGLAYYEIGKNYLDKNDYIGAGSYYDSALAVMTYEPSKILLKDQSENIKKISRNYYLIKKNDSILSLAKMSDAQKTDFFAKHIAKLKAKEEKEELERKRAERNKGFDTGDYNSNSIFANSSTSFEDFGTAPKGFYFSNTGTVSKGSASFKQVWGDRALSDNWRYSKKMATIDDMKNEALGVTSAPNPRRFEPAFYIEQIPTDAGKLGQLKKDRDTASLGLGIMYQNYFTNTPLATKTLYDLVDVKPEEKVMLQALYEIFAMNYEKTPQAGEKAKQILLKDYAYTSYAEFARNPKNNSFVKSSEDVENQYKRAYALFESEKFGESRDIIDQTIQKYPKDALVPKLYLLNAFNTGKSSGKEVMILQLEQIALNYSKTPEGLKAKEMLNYLKSDLAVQTTDNKGNVISQDNIPAEPEPDPQNNNVPPPIPDNSSQNIQDVNAPPSFKTKSKKLNNANQNNQSNPSSVPPKPK; this is encoded by the coding sequence ATGAAAAAGAATATTTTATTCCTTTTGGCAGCGTGTTTTGTTGTCTCCTGTGCCACCAAAGTAAAGAGGCCGGAGCAGCGATCAAAGTTTCTGAAAGGGTTTTCCACATATTATAACACACTATTTAATGCAAAAGATGCATTAAATAGTGAATTTACAACTAGAGATAAGGGTCATAAGGATAATTTTTATGCTCCTTATATCCCTATTCTTACCTATGAAAGCCAGCCTTTGGGTAGTGACCTGGGTCAGTCTGCTGCCTTTGCAGAAAACTCTATGAAAATGGCTGAAGTTAACAGGCCTTCTTCATCAGACCGTGGAACAAAACCAAGCGGCCCTCCAGGCAGACCCGGTCTTGAAGAAATTCCGGGAATGATAAAAGATAAAATCAATTCTGCCATATCCGGACCTGGTGATCCTAACCAACCCGAAACGAAAGGAGCAACTGCACTCGAAATAGCTGAATCAAAAGCACTAAAAGCCATCAATAAATATTCTGTAACCAGAAACGGGGAAGAAAAAAACAAACAAATTTTCGATGCTTATATGATTCTTGTTCAATCAAGAATTTACCAGAATAAATCTTTAGAGGCTCTTGACGCCCTGAATTATGTTTTTACCCATATGAAGGAGGACAAACGACTTCCTTTGGCTAAAATTTATCAGGGAGAAGCTTATGCGCAGATAAAGGATTATCATAAAGCACAGGAGATTTTTTCCAAGCTTAAAGGGGAGAAGATCAACAAGGATTATGATAAGCTACTGAGTATTTATAATTCCCAAGCTCTTTTGGATGCCGGTAAAAAAGAGGAAGCCGTAAAGGAGCTTGACCGGGCCTATGACCTAAACAGCAACCGAAAGCTGAAAAGCAGAATTGCTTTTTTAAGAGGCCAGATTTTAGAGGGTCTTGGACAAAATGAAAAGGCAAGAGAAAGCTTTTTAGCAGCTTATAAATATGCCAATGATTTTGAGTTTGAAGTTAAATCCCAAATAGAAATTGCCAAAACCTTTAATGGGAAGGGGGACTATAAAGGCGCAAAAGATTATCTGGAAAAGATCAGTAATAAAGGCACCTATATGTCCAGAAAAAATGAGTTTTACTATGCTTTAGGTCTTATGGCTAATAAAGCAGGTAAAAAGGAGGAAGGACAGCAATTTTTTAGAAAATCATTGACTGAAAAGGTTTCTGATCCACAAGTGCGTGGTTTGGCATATTATGAAATCGGAAAAAATTATCTGGATAAAAACGATTATATCGGAGCTGGAAGCTATTATGATTCTGCGCTTGCCGTAATGACCTATGAACCTTCTAAAATACTTCTGAAAGATCAATCTGAAAATATTAAGAAAATCTCCAGAAACTACTATCTGATTAAGAAAAATGACAGTATCCTCTCTTTAGCTAAAATGAGTGATGCTCAGAAAACTGATTTTTTTGCCAAGCATATCGCCAAGTTAAAGGCTAAAGAAGAAAAAGAGGAATTGGAAAGAAAACGCGCAGAAAGAAACAAAGGTTTTGATACCGGAGATTATAATTCCAACTCTATTTTTGCCAATAGTTCTACTTCTTTTGAAGACTTCGGAACAGCGCCGAAAGGGTTTTATTTTAGCAATACAGGGACAGTAAGCAAGGGGAGTGCCTCGTTTAAGCAGGTATGGGGAGACAGAGCATTGAGTGACAACTGGCGTTATTCTAAAAAAATGGCCACCATTGATGATATGAAAAATGAAGCATTAGGCGTAACATCAGCACCTAATCCGAGACGTTTTGAACCGGCTTTTTATATTGAGCAGATTCCTACAGACGCAGGAAAGCTTGGCCAGCTAAAAAAGGATAGAGATACCGCTTCTCTAGGTCTTGGGATCATGTACCAGAACTATTTTACCAATACACCATTAGCAACCAAAACGTTGTATGATCTTGTAGATGTAAAGCCAGAAGAAAAAGTTATGCTGCAGGCACTGTATGAAATCTTTGCCATGAATTACGAGAAAACTCCTCAAGCAGGAGAGAAGGCTAAACAAATTCTACTGAAAGATTATGCATATACTTCTTATGCAGAATTTGCAAGAAATCCTAAAAACAATAGTTTTGTAAAGTCTTCAGAAGACGTGGAAAATCAATACAAAAGGGCTTATGCTTTGTTTGAATCAGAGAAATTTGGAGAAAGCAGGGATATCATCGATCAGACTATTCAAAAATATCCCAAAGATGCATTAGTACCCAAGTTATATTTATTAAATGCATTCAATACAGGAAAATCAAGTGGTAAGGAAGTGATGATCTTACAATTGGAACAGATTGCCCTTAATTATTCTAAAACTCCGGAAGGATTGAAAGCCAAGGAAATGCTGAACTACCTTAAAAGTGATCTGGCTGTACAGACTACTGATAATAAAGGAAATGTTATTTCGCAGGATAATATTCCGGCAGAACCTGAACCGGATCCACAGAATAATAATGTCCCACCGCCAATCCCGGATAACAGTTCTCAAAATATTCAGGATGTCAATGCTCCGCCTTCTTTTAAAACTAAATCGAAAAAGCTGAATAATGCTAATCAGAATAATCAGTCAAATCCTAGTTCTGTTCCTCCGAAACCAAAATAA
- a CDS encoding Maf family protein: protein MKLLLASQSPRRKELLADLGFNFEVVKIDCEEILPEGIAIENAAAYLSKLKADAFRSLQNDEVLLTADTVVAIDSQILGKPKDDTDAKNMLRQLSGTTHQVYTGITIQTLDKVFTETDVADVEFDEISDDEIDFYIKNYKPFDKAGSYGVQEWAGMAKIKKLSGSFYTIMGLPTHLVYKILKEI, encoded by the coding sequence ATGAAATTACTTTTAGCATCACAGTCTCCAAGGAGAAAGGAACTGCTGGCCGATTTAGGATTTAATTTTGAAGTGGTGAAAATAGATTGTGAAGAAATCCTTCCTGAAGGAATTGCAATAGAAAATGCAGCAGCTTATCTTTCTAAATTAAAAGCAGATGCATTCCGCTCCCTTCAGAATGATGAAGTTTTATTAACCGCAGATACTGTTGTTGCCATTGACAGCCAAATTCTTGGAAAGCCAAAAGATGATACCGACGCAAAGAATATGCTTCGCCAACTATCAGGAACGACCCATCAGGTCTACACAGGAATTACCATACAGACTTTAGATAAGGTTTTTACTGAAACAGATGTTGCCGATGTAGAGTTTGATGAGATTTCTGATGATGAAATCGATTTTTATATCAAAAATTATAAACCCTTCGATAAGGCCGGAAGCTATGGCGTACAGGAGTGGGCTGGGATGGCAAAAATCAAAAAGCTATCCGGTAGTTTTTACACTATAATGGGGCTTCCTACGCATTTGGTTTATAAAATTTTGAAAGAAATATAA
- a CDS encoding KdsC family phosphatase, giving the protein MSYKEKLKDIKAFVFDVDGVFTDGSVYLMPGGHMSRVMNVLDGYAVVKALKNNYLIGVITGGNDEMVKHRINYLGIEDYYAKSHNKMADFEDFKKKYNLKNEEILTMGDDLPDLHIMENSAIAACPENAVPEIKGIADYISTKQGGSGAVRDIIEQVMKVQGNWQDDNTQSV; this is encoded by the coding sequence ATGAGTTATAAAGAGAAATTAAAGGATATCAAAGCATTCGTATTTGATGTAGACGGAGTTTTTACAGATGGCAGTGTATACCTGATGCCTGGCGGGCATATGAGCAGGGTCATGAATGTTTTAGATGGTTATGCAGTAGTTAAAGCATTAAAAAACAATTATTTAATAGGGGTCATTACGGGAGGAAATGATGAAATGGTAAAGCACAGAATCAACTATCTAGGTATTGAAGATTACTACGCTAAGTCCCATAATAAAATGGCCGATTTTGAAGATTTTAAAAAGAAATACAATCTAAAAAATGAAGAGATTCTGACAATGGGAGATGATCTTCCTGACCTTCACATCATGGAAAATTCTGCCATTGCAGCATGTCCGGAAAATGCGGTTCCTGAGATTAAAGGAATTGCTGATTATATTTCAACCAAACAGGGTGGAAGTGGAGCTGTGCGTGATATTATCGAACAGGTAATGAAAGTACAGGGAAACTGGCAGGATGATAATACACAATCCGTATAA
- a CDS encoding Rossmann-like and DUF2520 domain-containing protein, translated as MQIVIIGSGNVAYHLAKAFVLNNIPLAQIFGRNEKEVAKIAEELKIPHSSEHLEDADLYIICVSDNSVEDVSKLISKKDCLVVHTSGSLPKEILAGEYRKSSFYPLQTFSKSKELDYGKIPFFIEAENEEDKKLLFGLASKISKNVMESTYEKRKYIHLTAVFACNFVNHLFSRAKEISDSQEIPFDYFLPLIDETVQKIYEIEPKAAQTGPAVRNDVRVLELHEQLLKDESLEIYKTMNHSIKKMYEL; from the coding sequence ATGCAAATTGTAATTATCGGTTCCGGAAATGTGGCCTATCACCTGGCAAAAGCTTTTGTTCTGAATAACATTCCATTAGCACAAATTTTTGGTAGAAACGAAAAAGAAGTGGCGAAAATAGCGGAAGAATTAAAAATTCCCCATTCATCCGAACATCTTGAAGATGCTGATCTGTATATCATCTGCGTCAGCGACAATTCGGTAGAGGATGTTTCTAAACTCATCTCTAAAAAAGACTGCCTTGTCGTTCATACTTCAGGTTCTCTTCCAAAAGAAATTCTGGCAGGGGAGTACAGAAAATCAAGTTTTTACCCGTTACAGACCTTCTCAAAATCCAAAGAGCTCGATTATGGAAAAATCCCATTTTTCATAGAGGCGGAAAATGAGGAAGACAAGAAATTACTATTCGGATTAGCTTCAAAAATATCGAAAAATGTAATGGAGAGTACTTATGAGAAAAGAAAGTATATACACCTTACGGCTGTTTTTGCCTGTAATTTTGTAAATCACCTTTTTTCCAGAGCAAAAGAAATTTCGGATTCCCAGGAGATTCCATTCGATTATTTTTTACCATTAATTGATGAAACGGTACAAAAGATCTACGAGATTGAGCCTAAAGCAGCTCAGACGGGGCCTGCAGTAAGAAATGATGTAAGAGTTTTGGAACTCCATGAGCAATTACTAAAAGACGAAAGTCTTGAAATTTACAAAACAATGAATCACTCTATTAAAAAAATGTATGAGTTATAA
- a CDS encoding RNA polymerase sigma factor: MKIKDAEIITLMQDPRTQDKGVRALMDAYQSRLYWHIRRIIVDGDLAQDTLQDTFIKAYQNFHQFKNDSQLYTWLYRIATNEALQQVNKMKKMQKTDEDAEYHMQNLVADNAEKDADEIQILLQNAIQSLPEKQKLVFMMRYYDDLPYEEISKIVDMSVGTLKTNYHYAKQKIEEYIKENYENNF, encoded by the coding sequence ATGAAGATTAAAGACGCGGAAATTATTACGCTGATGCAAGACCCACGAACTCAGGATAAAGGAGTTCGTGCGTTAATGGATGCTTATCAAAGTAGATTGTATTGGCATATAAGAAGGATCATTGTAGATGGCGACCTCGCTCAGGATACTTTGCAGGACACATTTATAAAAGCATATCAGAATTTTCACCAGTTCAAAAATGATAGTCAATTGTACACATGGTTGTACCGGATAGCTACCAACGAAGCTTTACAGCAAGTCAACAAGATGAAAAAAATGCAGAAGACAGATGAAGATGCTGAATACCATATGCAGAATCTTGTAGCAGACAATGCAGAAAAAGATGCCGACGAAATACAGATTTTACTACAGAATGCTATACAGAGCCTGCCTGAAAAACAGAAGCTCGTATTTATGATGCGGTATTATGATGATCTGCCCTATGAGGAAATATCAAAAATTGTAGATATGTCCGTAGGAACACTAAAGACCAATTATCATTATGCCAAACAGAAAATAGAAGAATACATAAAAGAGAATTACGAAAATAATTTTTGA